A single Oncorhynchus nerka isolate Pitt River linkage group LG10, Oner_Uvic_2.0, whole genome shotgun sequence DNA region contains:
- the LOC115136433 gene encoding LIM/homeobox protein Lhx1-like, with the protein MVHCAGCERPILDRFLLNVLDRPWHIKCVQCCDCKCNLTEKCFSREGRLYCKNDFFRRFGTKCGGCAQGISPNDLVRRAKSKVFHLNCFTCMMCNKQLSTGEEMYILDEFKFVCKEDYLSNSNGKDTTLLSVTTCSDPSLSPDSQDPQDDSKDSEIGHLSDKEVGSNENDEQNVGGKRRGPRTTIKAKQLEVLKAAFAATPKPTRHIREQLAQETGLNMRVIQVWFQNRRSKERRMKQLSVLGARRHAFFRGPRRMRTLVDRLEPGELIPNGHFSYYGDYQSEYYGPGGNFEYYTQGPPSSQAQTPGDLGFSSGPAGTPLGGMDHHLAGHHPSSEVQCFNDIISHHPADSPSPEPNGPGSMHSISSEMCGPSTPFTSLSLNGSGYSNQLSHPSSEMSEGTVW; encoded by the exons ATGGTTCACTGTGCCGGCTGCGAAAGACCTATTCTGGACAGGTTTCTACTCAATGTTCTGGACAGACCATGGCACATTAAGTGCGTGCAGTGCTGTGACTGTAAATGCAATTTGACAGAAAAATGTTTTTCACGGGAAGGGAGACTGTACTGCAAAAACGACTTTTTTAG GAGATTCGGCACAAAGTGTGGAGGTTGCGCCCAGGGGATCTCGCCCAACGATTTGGTTCGAAGGGCAAAGAGCAAAGTGTTTCACCTGAACTGTTTCACGTGTATGATGTGTAACAAACAGCTATCCACCGGAGAGGAAATGTACATTCTAGATGAATTTAAATTTGTTTGTAAAGAGGATTATCTAAGCAACAGCAACGGAAAGGACACAACCCTCCTCTCAG TCACGACTTGCAGTGACCCAAGTCTATCTCCAGATTCCCAAGACCCACAGGATGATAGTAAAGATTCGGAAATCGGACATTTATCCGATAAAGAGGTGGGCAGCAATGAAAACGACGAGCAGAACGTAGGGGGGAAACGACGTGGGCCGCGAACCACCATCAAAGCCAAGCAACTGGAGGTCCTCAAAGCTGCTTTCGCGGCCACGCCAAAACCCACCCGGCACATCCGAGAACAGCTGGCGCAGGAGACAGGGCTCAACATGAGAGTAATCCAG GTATGGTTCCAAAACCGGCGGTCTAAAGAGCGGCGCATGAAGCAGTTAAGCGTGCTGGGTGCAAGAAGGCACGCGTTCTTCCGCGGTCCAAGGAGAATGAGAACTCTGGTCGACCGACTCGAACCCGGGGAGCTGATCCCCAACGGTCATTTCTCATACTATGGTG attatcagagtgaatactatggGCCTGGAGGAAATTTTGAGTACTACACCCAAGGCCCCCCATCGTCACAGGCCCAGACCCCAGGGGACCTAGGCTTCTCCTCTGGCCCTGCTGGCACCCCTTTAGGGGGCATGGACcatcacctagctgggcatcACCCATCCAGTGAGGTGCAGTGCTTCAATGACATCATATCTCACCATCCAGCGGACTCACCTAGCCCAGAGCCCAACGGACCTGGGTCAATGCACAGCATCTCCAGTGAGATGTGTGGCCCCAGCACACCCTTCACATCACTGTCCCTCAACGGCAGCGGATACAGCAACCAACTGTCACACCCCTCATCAGAGATGAGCGAAGGCACTGTCTGGTAG